The following proteins are co-located in the Roseovarius arcticus genome:
- a CDS encoding xanthine dehydrogenase family protein molybdopterin-binding subunit: MTAHLKVDEPDRRNRLDDMVQGVLGAGLDRPDGPAKVTGTATYAHEWQIDGMAHGVFVRATVAAGTLTGINEDTVKAMPGVLGVFSGERFLRNPAQGTANEAPVQGSINIAYFGQPVALVVAETFEQARHAAHATVLQIDGGEATVDPESADWETPDGKQSNMGDLDDAMSTAAHRIDVTYTTPSHNSAAMEPHASIASWEDSKLTLRGSYQMLKYNRNELADALGIDPSDVRILSPFVGGGFGSKLGIAPEAVGAALAAKELDRPVAVALTRPQVFEATMRRSETRQRVRIAADADGRLTGIGHEAWVSNLPDEEFSEPVTQATPFVYRGENREIGHHIARVNRTCAGSVRAPGEAVGITVMENAMDELAHEVGVDPVELRLRNIPDRDPSQDIPFSSHRLEEALKSGAEAFGWNKRDAKPGNRREGNWLIGMGMASAVRVNILSESKARVTLQPDGTALVETDMTDIGTGTYAILTQLAGEMLGLPVDRVRCVLGDTDLPPASGSGGSWGASSSGTSVFLACEELRREIAGKLGVDETDLTLKDGHAIAGNRKVPLSNLVDAPMTVEGHVEPGDTSDAVRQATWGAYFAEVAVDAATGEVRVRRMHGTFAAGRILNAKTARSQCLGGMTFGIGMALTEELIHDPRDGHVVNHDLAEYHLAVNADVPQIDVVLLEERDPWANPMQAKGIGELGICGVAAAITNAIFNATGVRVRDYPATLDKILGGLEG; the protein is encoded by the coding sequence ATGACAGCGCATCTCAAGGTCGATGAACCCGATCGCCGCAACCGGCTGGACGACATGGTGCAGGGGGTGTTGGGCGCCGGCCTCGACCGCCCCGACGGTCCTGCCAAGGTAACAGGCACCGCGACTTACGCCCATGAATGGCAGATTGACGGGATGGCACATGGGGTATTCGTGCGTGCAACCGTCGCCGCAGGCACGCTGACGGGCATTAACGAGGACACTGTGAAAGCCATGCCGGGCGTGCTTGGCGTCTTCAGCGGCGAGCGCTTCTTGCGCAATCCTGCTCAGGGAACGGCCAACGAGGCGCCGGTGCAGGGCTCGATAAATATCGCTTATTTCGGGCAGCCGGTGGCGTTGGTCGTCGCCGAGACATTCGAGCAAGCGCGCCATGCGGCACATGCGACCGTTTTGCAGATCGACGGCGGTGAGGCGACGGTCGACCCTGAGAGCGCCGATTGGGAGACACCCGATGGCAAGCAATCCAACATGGGCGACCTTGACGACGCCATGTCGACAGCGGCGCACCGGATCGACGTGACGTATACCACGCCCAGCCACAATAGTGCCGCGATGGAGCCGCACGCCTCGATAGCGTCGTGGGAAGACAGCAAACTGACACTGCGCGGCTCCTACCAGATGTTAAAATACAATCGCAATGAACTGGCCGATGCGTTGGGGATCGATCCTTCGGATGTGCGGATCCTGTCGCCGTTCGTCGGCGGCGGGTTCGGCTCAAAACTGGGTATCGCCCCCGAGGCAGTGGGCGCCGCGTTGGCGGCAAAGGAACTGGACCGGCCCGTTGCTGTCGCTCTTACGCGACCTCAGGTTTTCGAGGCGACGATGCGGCGCTCCGAAACCCGTCAGCGGGTGCGAATTGCGGCAGATGCGGATGGGCGCCTGACCGGGATCGGTCACGAGGCTTGGGTTTCGAACCTGCCGGATGAGGAATTCTCCGAACCCGTCACGCAGGCCACTCCCTTCGTCTATCGGGGCGAGAACCGCGAGATCGGCCATCACATCGCCCGCGTGAACCGCACCTGCGCCGGATCGGTCCGCGCGCCGGGCGAAGCGGTAGGCATTACAGTGATGGAGAATGCGATGGATGAATTGGCCCACGAGGTGGGGGTTGATCCGGTCGAACTGCGCCTGCGCAACATTCCTGATCGCGATCCGTCACAAGACATCCCCTTTTCGTCCCACCGGTTAGAGGAAGCGCTGAAAAGCGGTGCAGAGGCGTTTGGCTGGAACAAGCGCGATGCGAAGCCCGGTAACCGGCGGGAGGGAAATTGGCTGATCGGCATGGGCATGGCATCCGCGGTGCGTGTCAACATCCTTTCGGAGTCCAAGGCCCGCGTGACGCTGCAGCCGGATGGAACGGCTTTGGTCGAAACCGACATGACCGACATTGGCACCGGCACCTACGCGATCTTGACGCAACTTGCCGGTGAAATGTTGGGACTGCCCGTCGACCGGGTGCGCTGCGTTTTGGGCGACACGGACCTGCCACCTGCGTCCGGGTCGGGTGGTTCTTGGGGCGCATCCTCGTCAGGGACATCGGTGTTTCTTGCCTGCGAAGAACTGCGGCGCGAGATCGCAGGCAAGCTCGGTGTTGACGAAACTGACCTCACGCTGAAGGACGGGCACGCCATCGCGGGCAATCGCAAGGTGCCGCTAAGCAATCTGGTCGATGCGCCGATGACCGTCGAAGGTCACGTGGAACCGGGCGACACCTCTGATGCGGTGCGCCAAGCCACTTGGGGCGCCTATTTCGCAGAGGTCGCCGTGGACGCCGCAACAGGGGAAGTGCGCGTACGCCGTATGCACGGCACCTTCGCGGCGGGGCGAATTCTCAATGCCAAGACGGCCCGCTCGCAATGTTTGGGCGGCATGACCTTCGGGATCGGCATGGCCCTGACCGAGGAACTGATCCACGACCCGCGTGACGGCCACGTGGTAAACCACGACCTCGCTGAATATCACTTGGCTGTGAATGCAGATGTGCCGCAAATCGACGTGGTTCTGCTGGAGGAACGCGACCCTTGGGCCAACCCGATGCAGGCGAAAGGCATCGGAGAACTCGGAATTTGCGGCGTGGCGGCGGCGATCACGAATGCAATTTTCAATGCCACAGGGGTACGGGTGCGGGACTATCCGGCGACACTGGACAAGATACTTGGCGGACTAGAAGGCTGA
- a CDS encoding virginiamycin B lyase family protein yields the protein MPSKMLRSVLLMTALCPPAAAFALPDGEGREAVEAICAACHQVNLIERSSGYSYDDWRFLTSTMIDLSDDPAMEAEILDYLAENFPPGEGRAATPASGPLTIRFEEWKVPTLGQRARDPVEAPDGHIWWVGQWQDILGRIDPEIGSMEEFDLPAGARPHSVNVGPDGAVWYTGNRNATMGRFDPATGEITEYPMPVAAARDPHTAEFDASGILWFSLQGSNMIGRLDPATGEVRLVTSPREGSRPYGVKIAADGTVWVACNGANCLLRVVPETMEITEIPLPENGTTVRRLDIDEDGIIWWVNSGLGRLGRYDPVTGDIEEWDSPSGPRSHPYAIAVFDGAVWYNESGVRPDMLVRFDPETKAFQSWPIPSGPVYAGILRHMRTTLDGEALLIHQSGTNHIARVTVERGGVMSE from the coding sequence ATGCCCAGCAAGATGCTTCGTTCTGTTCTGCTTATGACTGCGCTTTGCCCTCCTGCGGCCGCTTTTGCACTGCCCGACGGCGAAGGCCGGGAGGCCGTCGAAGCAATCTGCGCGGCCTGCCACCAAGTAAATCTGATCGAGCGTAGCTCGGGGTATTCATACGACGACTGGCGCTTTCTTACCTCCACGATGATTGACCTGTCGGATGATCCCGCGATGGAGGCCGAGATCCTCGACTATCTCGCCGAGAACTTCCCGCCCGGCGAGGGTCGAGCAGCGACACCCGCTTCGGGCCCGCTGACCATCCGATTTGAGGAGTGGAAGGTGCCCACACTGGGCCAGCGCGCGCGCGATCCGGTAGAAGCACCTGACGGCCACATCTGGTGGGTGGGGCAATGGCAGGACATCCTCGGCCGGATTGATCCTGAAATCGGCTCAATGGAAGAATTCGACTTGCCCGCGGGCGCGCGGCCGCATTCAGTCAACGTTGGCCCTGACGGCGCCGTCTGGTACACAGGCAACCGCAATGCCACCATGGGCCGGTTCGACCCGGCAACCGGCGAAATTACTGAATACCCCATGCCAGTTGCGGCAGCACGCGACCCACACACCGCCGAGTTCGACGCAAGCGGTATCCTTTGGTTCAGCCTTCAGGGCAGCAACATGATCGGCCGACTGGATCCGGCAACAGGAGAGGTTCGGCTGGTCACCAGTCCGCGCGAAGGCTCGCGTCCCTATGGTGTGAAAATCGCCGCAGATGGCACGGTTTGGGTGGCCTGTAACGGCGCCAACTGTCTACTGCGCGTCGTTCCCGAGACGATGGAGATCACCGAGATACCCTTGCCCGAAAACGGCACCACTGTGCGCAGGCTGGATATTGATGAGGACGGGATCATCTGGTGGGTCAATTCCGGGCTGGGACGGCTGGGCCGCTACGATCCGGTGACAGGAGACATTGAGGAATGGGACTCGCCCAGCGGTCCGCGTTCGCACCCCTATGCTATCGCGGTCTTTGACGGGGCGGTTTGGTACAATGAAAGCGGGGTTCGGCCAGACATGCTGGTGCGTTTCGATCCTGAAACGAAGGCATTCCAGAGCTGGCCCATCCCTTCGGGCCCGGTGTATGCTGGTATTTTGCGGCACATGCGCACCACCCTTGATGGCGAGGCACTCCTGATCCACCAGAGCGGGACCAACCACATCGCCCGGGTGACCGTAGAGCGCGGCGGCGTGATGTCAGAGTGA
- a CDS encoding DedA family protein, whose product MTETIFELVSQYGVYVIFASAFLSCLAIPIPTSLMMLTGGAFIASGDLSVWHVSTAAFLGAVFGDQAGYVIGRIWGTPITMRLQRAPSRAAVLGRARKLIDRRGTLGVFLSTWAVAPLGPWVNFIAGATGLSWVRFTMGDVLGEVFWVTIYVGLGYVFFDQIADVADIMSNLIGFVVALVMAVAAALWIKAILRAKTPEKKSDQDIK is encoded by the coding sequence ATGACTGAAACGATTTTCGAATTGGTGTCGCAGTATGGTGTGTATGTGATCTTCGCATCGGCATTTCTGTCCTGCCTGGCCATTCCGATCCCAACGTCTTTGATGATGTTGACCGGCGGTGCCTTCATTGCGTCTGGCGATCTTTCAGTTTGGCATGTCTCGACTGCGGCATTCCTTGGGGCCGTGTTTGGGGATCAGGCGGGCTACGTGATCGGGCGAATATGGGGGACGCCGATCACAATGCGGCTGCAACGCGCGCCAAGCCGCGCCGCTGTTCTTGGCAGGGCAAGAAAGCTGATCGACAGGCGCGGCACTCTTGGCGTGTTCCTCTCGACATGGGCCGTGGCCCCACTTGGGCCTTGGGTGAATTTCATTGCAGGAGCGACAGGCCTGTCGTGGGTCCGCTTCACAATGGGCGATGTTCTGGGTGAAGTCTTTTGGGTCACGATCTATGTCGGGCTTGGCTATGTCTTTTTTGACCAGATCGCCGACGTGGCCGATATCATGAGCAATCTCATAGGGTTTGTAGTCGCACTGGTGATGGCGGTCGCCGCCGCGCTGTGGATCAAAGCCATCCTCCGGGCGAAGACGCCCGAAAAGAAATCTGACCAAGACATAAAATGA
- a CDS encoding heavy metal translocating P-type ATPase: protein MSSSQTIRLSVQNMSCASCVGRVERALTPLTGVGDVSVNLASETVQAQIDAPARVSEIVAALDTAGYPARVQSVRLNVASMSCASCVGRVDKALAAVPGVLDVNVNLASETATVTYAEGAVQLDDLLRAAKEAGYPATPVDARAHEDTSTRKTEEARALARKTMLAAALALPVFLLEMGAHVVPGMHDLIGNTIGHQTSWMIQFVLTTVVLAWPGRAFYTKGFPALLKGAPDMNSLVAVGTSAAYTYSLIALFAPILLPEAARAVYFEAAAVIVVLILLGRWLEARAKGRTGAAIQKLLGLQARTARVLVDGEPQDIAIEQISTGATLLVRPGERIAVDGEVTQGSARVDESMITGEPVPVAKAEGDPVTGGTVNGTGSFQFRATRVGADTTLAQIIRMVEEAQGAKLPIQGMVDRITLWFVPAVMAAALLTVLVWLIVGPAPALSYALVAGVSVLIIACPCAMGLATPTSIMVGTGRAAEMGVLFRKGDALQQLTGVSVVAVDKTGTVTEGRPELTDLVLADGFERAEVLALVAAVEAQSEHPIAEAIVRAAEAEGAERHKVDSFESITGYGVRAQVAGRDVLIGADRLMAREGLETGPLADAETDLASRGRTALYAAIDGQVAAVIAVADPVKPSSAAAIRALHDLGLKVAMITGDKRETAEAIARETGIDHVVAGVLPDGKVAALDELRAGGKALAFVGDGINDAPALAHADVGIAIGTGTDVAIESADVVLMSGDLRGVVNAFEVSTRTMRNIRQNLFWAFGYNVALIPVAAGVLYPTFGLLLSPVLAAGAMALSSVFVLTNALRLRRVRPAMDEVEAVRPNATLSPTPAE from the coding sequence ATGTCGTCATCGCAAACTATTCGGCTATCAGTTCAGAACATGTCCTGCGCATCCTGCGTTGGGCGGGTTGAGCGCGCTCTGACACCTCTTACCGGAGTCGGCGATGTCAGCGTGAACCTTGCCAGCGAAACCGTTCAGGCGCAGATTGATGCGCCCGCACGCGTTTCCGAAATCGTGGCCGCGCTTGATACGGCTGGTTATCCTGCGCGCGTCCAGAGTGTTCGGCTGAATGTGGCGTCGATGTCTTGCGCGTCCTGCGTTGGGCGCGTGGACAAGGCGCTGGCGGCGGTGCCGGGTGTTTTGGATGTGAACGTAAATCTCGCGTCGGAAACAGCGACCGTGACCTATGCTGAGGGCGCGGTTCAACTGGATGATCTGCTCCGCGCTGCAAAGGAGGCGGGATATCCAGCAACACCTGTCGACGCCCGGGCGCATGAGGACACCAGCACCCGCAAGACCGAGGAGGCCCGCGCACTGGCACGCAAGACCATGCTGGCCGCCGCACTGGCGCTGCCGGTTTTTTTACTGGAAATGGGCGCGCATGTCGTGCCGGGGATGCATGACCTGATTGGCAATACTATCGGGCATCAGACCAGCTGGATGATCCAATTCGTGCTGACGACCGTGGTTCTGGCTTGGCCGGGCCGCGCCTTCTACACCAAGGGGTTTCCGGCGCTACTTAAAGGTGCGCCCGACATGAACAGCTTGGTCGCGGTCGGTACCTCGGCGGCTTATACCTATTCGCTCATCGCGCTTTTCGCGCCAATACTGTTGCCCGAAGCCGCGCGCGCAGTCTATTTCGAGGCGGCGGCGGTGATCGTTGTGCTGATCCTTCTGGGCCGCTGGCTGGAGGCCCGCGCCAAGGGCCGCACCGGCGCCGCGATCCAGAAACTTCTGGGGCTTCAGGCGCGCACTGCACGGGTGCTGGTGGACGGAGAGCCGCAGGATATCGCTATTGAGCAGATTAGCACGGGTGCCACCCTTCTGGTGCGCCCCGGCGAGCGGATTGCGGTCGACGGCGAGGTAACCCAAGGCAGCGCCCGTGTTGATGAGAGCATGATCACAGGAGAGCCTGTTCCGGTAGCCAAGGCCGAGGGCGATCCCGTTACCGGCGGCACCGTCAATGGCACCGGTAGTTTCCAGTTCCGCGCGACCCGCGTGGGGGCCGACACCACGCTGGCGCAGATCATTCGCATGGTCGAAGAGGCGCAAGGCGCAAAGTTGCCCATTCAGGGCATGGTGGACCGGATCACGCTTTGGTTTGTGCCCGCCGTTATGGCAGCCGCGCTGTTGACCGTGCTGGTCTGGCTTATCGTCGGCCCCGCGCCGGCCCTCTCCTATGCGCTGGTCGCAGGCGTCTCTGTGCTGATCATCGCGTGTCCTTGCGCCATGGGGCTGGCGACGCCGACCTCGATCATGGTTGGCACAGGACGGGCGGCGGAAATGGGCGTGCTTTTCCGCAAGGGCGACGCGCTGCAGCAATTGACTGGCGTCAGCGTCGTGGCCGTGGACAAGACCGGCACTGTGACCGAGGGGCGTCCTGAGCTGACCGATCTGGTGCTGGCAGATGGGTTCGAACGCGCCGAAGTGCTGGCCTTGGTGGCGGCAGTTGAGGCGCAGTCCGAGCATCCTATTGCCGAGGCGATCGTGAGGGCCGCCGAGGCCGAAGGCGCAGAGCGGCACAAAGTCGACAGTTTCGAATCCATCACCGGCTACGGCGTCCGCGCGCAAGTCGCGGGCCGCGACGTGCTGATCGGGGCAGATCGCCTGATGGCGCGCGAAGGGCTGGAGACCGGCCCACTGGCGGACGCCGAGACGGACCTTGCCAGCCGTGGCCGCACCGCGCTTTACGCTGCAATCGACGGGCAGGTGGCTGCGGTCATCGCAGTGGCCGACCCGGTGAAGCCGTCCAGTGCCGCCGCAATCCGTGCGCTGCATGACCTGGGGCTGAAAGTGGCGATGATTACCGGCGACAAGCGCGAGACGGCTGAGGCCATCGCGCGGGAGACCGGCATTGACCACGTCGTCGCGGGCGTTCTGCCGGACGGCAAGGTCGCGGCGCTGGATGAATTGCGCGCAGGTGGCAAGGCGCTCGCCTTTGTCGGTGACGGGATCAATGATGCGCCCGCGCTGGCACATGCCGATGTCGGCATTGCGATTGGCACCGGCACGGACGTCGCCATCGAATCTGCCGATGTTGTGCTGATGTCGGGCGATCTGCGCGGTGTGGTAAACGCGTTTGAGGTGTCCACGCGCACGATGCGCAACATCCGGCAGAACCTATTTTGGGCGTTTGGGTATAATGTGGCGCTAATCCCGGTCGCGGCGGGCGTGCTCTATCCTACCTTTGGTCTGCTGCTGTCACCAGTTCTTGCCGCCGGCGCGATGGCGCTCAGCTCGGTCTTTGTTCTGACCAACGCCTTGCGTCTTCGCCGTGTCCGCCCGGCGATGGATGAGGTCGAAGCCGTGCGCCCAAACGCCACCCTTTCCCCTACACCAGCCGAATGA
- the cueR gene encoding Cu(I)-responsive transcriptional regulator yields MNIGDAATRSGLPAKTIRYYEDIGLVKPLRSANGYRTFRDSDAHKLAFLGRARALGFSIDDCRSLIKLYEDTGRESAEVKHIAEEHLSRIDEKITELTEMRATLATLVHACAGDHRPDCPILADLASKQ; encoded by the coding sequence ATGAACATCGGAGATGCTGCCACCCGGTCAGGCCTGCCAGCCAAGACGATCCGCTACTATGAGGATATTGGCCTCGTAAAACCCCTGCGCAGCGCCAATGGCTACCGGACCTTTCGCGATAGCGACGCGCACAAGCTGGCGTTCTTGGGCCGCGCACGCGCGCTCGGTTTTAGCATTGACGACTGCCGGAGCCTGATAAAACTGTATGAGGATACCGGCCGCGAAAGCGCCGAGGTCAAGCATATCGCCGAAGAGCATCTGTCCCGGATTGACGAAAAAATCACCGAGCTGACCGAGATGCGTGCCACGCTCGCGACCTTGGTGCATGCCTGCGCGGGTGATCATCGCCCCGATTGCCCAATTCTGGCCGACTTGGCGTCAAAGCAGTAG
- a CDS encoding MBL fold metallo-hydrolase, translating to MPEPDTFDPVAGVAFTLAPGLRRILAPNPSPMTYRGTNTYLIGTRGIAVIDPGPDNLAHMDAILAALEQGQSITHILITHAHLDHSPLARPLAAVTGAPILAFGNAVAGRSPMMQRLAAGGMIGGGEGVDGDFAPDVCLADGEWIVGDGWQIKALWTPGHFCNHLCFAWNDAVFTGDLVMGWASSLVSPPDGDLTQFMTSCMRLMELGASVLHPGHGAPVTDAASRLDWLIAHRQMREREVLAQLSKAPATAAILARAIYTSTPARLMPAATRNVLAHLIDLHGRGRLHVDGSLNAEATFVRLDIPHAGTGVH from the coding sequence TTGCCCGAGCCCGACACCTTTGATCCGGTCGCCGGGGTGGCCTTTACACTTGCCCCCGGCCTGCGCCGAATACTCGCGCCGAACCCGTCGCCGATGACATATCGCGGCACCAATACCTACCTCATTGGAACGCGCGGCATTGCCGTGATTGATCCCGGCCCGGACAATCTGGCGCACATGGACGCGATTCTGGCGGCGCTGGAACAGGGCCAGAGCATCACGCATATCCTCATAACCCATGCCCATCTGGATCACTCGCCACTCGCACGCCCCCTCGCTGCTGTAACAGGCGCGCCGATTCTGGCATTTGGGAACGCCGTCGCCGGGCGCAGCCCTATGATGCAGCGGCTGGCGGCTGGCGGGATGATCGGCGGCGGCGAAGGGGTCGACGGGGATTTCGCGCCCGATGTTTGCCTTGCTGATGGCGAGTGGATCGTCGGCGATGGCTGGCAGATCAAGGCGTTATGGACGCCCGGCCATTTCTGTAATCACCTGTGCTTTGCATGGAATGATGCTGTTTTTACTGGCGATTTGGTGATGGGCTGGGCCAGTTCCCTCGTCTCGCCGCCGGACGGGGATCTGACGCAATTCATGACCTCCTGTATGCGGCTGATGGAACTTGGTGCGAGTGTGCTGCACCCCGGTCACGGCGCGCCCGTGACGGATGCCGCCTCGCGTCTTGACTGGCTGATTGCTCACCGCCAAATGCGCGAACGCGAGGTTCTCGCGCAGCTAAGCAAGGCGCCTGCGACGGCTGCGATCCTAGCACGCGCAATTTATACCTCTACGCCCGCCCGACTGATGCCTGCCGCAACGCGAAACGTTTTGGCACATTTGATTGATTTGCACGGTCGCGGCAGACTGCACGTCGATGGCTCTTTGAACGCAGAGGCGACGTTCGTCCGGTTGGATATCCCGCACGCAGGGACTGGCGTGCATTAG
- a CDS encoding ATP-binding protein, producing the protein MMFRWLKRTMPRSLYGRAFLILLLPVISLLLVVSIVSAQRLFEGVTRQMTTSAAREVRLLLDSADPAPLAQTLSITISPVTAQDIPPGDMRRWFDITGIVLIDELSIRLPQLAGIDLSDGQVVQLYLPSNGEFVRMTMDRRRFSASNPHQLFVNMLFFSILMTIIAYLYLRNQLRPITRLARAAEAFGRGRSVPYRPSGANEVRAAGSAFLDMRARIDRQIEQRTLMLSGVSHDLRTPLTRLKLSLAMLDDEREREPMLRDVRDMERLLDAFLDFARGAAEGEPEQVDPGVLVQRIVGDCARANIPATLHEIVGSGTLPLRAVAIRRAVDNLIGNAVRYGTRAEVSVVLTERALRIRVEDDGPGIPEDRREEALRPFARLEPSRNQDKGPGVGLGLSITTDIARAHGGSLRLSQSERLGGLCADLVIAR; encoded by the coding sequence ATGATGTTTCGCTGGCTCAAACGAACAATGCCGCGCAGCCTGTATGGCCGCGCCTTCCTTATCCTGCTGTTGCCGGTGATTTCGCTATTGCTGGTGGTGTCGATCGTGTCGGCGCAGCGCCTGTTCGAGGGGGTGACTCGCCAGATGACAACATCTGCCGCCCGCGAGGTGCGCCTGCTTCTGGATAGCGCCGATCCCGCGCCCCTTGCCCAAACGCTGTCAATCACAATCAGTCCGGTTACGGCCCAAGATATCCCGCCCGGCGACATGCGCCGCTGGTTCGATATAACCGGCATCGTCTTGATCGACGAATTGAGTATACGGCTGCCACAGCTTGCGGGTATCGATCTAAGCGACGGCCAAGTCGTGCAGCTCTACCTACCCTCAAATGGGGAATTTGTGCGCATGACGATGGACAGGCGGCGTTTCTCGGCCTCCAACCCGCATCAGCTCTTTGTGAACATGCTGTTCTTTAGTATTCTAATGACGATCATCGCGTATCTATACTTGCGTAATCAGCTGCGGCCCATTACGCGGCTCGCCCGCGCGGCCGAGGCCTTTGGGCGCGGGCGAAGTGTGCCGTATCGTCCGTCTGGCGCCAATGAGGTGCGCGCGGCCGGCAGTGCCTTTTTGGACATGCGCGCGCGCATTGACCGCCAAATTGAACAACGCACATTGATGCTGTCGGGTGTCAGCCACGATTTGCGCACGCCCCTCACGCGGCTCAAACTCAGCCTAGCGATGTTGGACGACGAGCGCGAGCGCGAGCCGATGTTGCGCGATGTGCGCGACATGGAGCGGCTACTGGATGCCTTTCTTGATTTTGCCCGCGGCGCTGCAGAGGGCGAGCCAGAACAGGTCGATCCGGGCGTATTGGTGCAGCGCATCGTCGGTGACTGCGCCCGTGCTAACATCCCTGCTACCCTTCACGAAATAGTGGGCAGCGGCACGCTGCCTCTGCGCGCCGTCGCAATTCGCCGCGCGGTGGACAACCTGATTGGCAACGCCGTGCGCTATGGCACCCGCGCCGAGGTGTCGGTGGTCCTGACCGAACGCGCCCTGCGTATCCGTGTCGAAGATGATGGCCCTGGCATTCCCGAGGATCGCCGCGAGGAGGCGCTGCGCCCCTTCGCCCGATTGGAGCCGTCACGCAACCAAGACAAAGGGCCTGGCGTCGGCTTAGGCCTGTCGATCACCACTGATATTGCACGCGCGCATGGCGGTAGCCTGCGCCTAAGCCAATCCGAAAGGTTGGGCGGTCTATGCGCAGATTTGGTGATCGCACGCTAG
- a CDS encoding sugar transferase, whose amino-acid sequence MSEAKVEIAPSPTQNSTQPLRVRRYLRPLQPVFYHDFRPTPVVDSRKSVFGYRGLGKRVLDLALVALAAPIAAPLIGGAAALLWIEGGSPFYRQKRLGRAGETFSILKLRTMVRDADRLLETNLAADPALRAEWDKTQKLKHDPRITRLGSFLRKSSLDELPQLWNVLTGDMSLVGPRPMLPEQLPMYGDAAHYFALRPGITGYWQVSQRNESAFRARVALDAAYDVDISIREDAKILWRTIGAVIKRTGY is encoded by the coding sequence ATGTCCGAAGCTAAGGTCGAAATCGCGCCTTCGCCCACTCAGAATTCGACCCAGCCGTTGAGGGTGCGCCGATATTTGCGACCCCTCCAGCCGGTTTTTTACCACGATTTTAGACCGACTCCTGTGGTCGATAGCCGCAAGTCTGTGTTTGGCTATCGGGGCCTTGGAAAGCGGGTGTTGGATTTGGCTTTGGTCGCCTTGGCTGCGCCCATCGCTGCACCGCTGATTGGTGGCGCAGCAGCCCTTTTGTGGATTGAGGGCGGCTCGCCCTTTTACCGTCAAAAGCGTCTTGGCCGCGCGGGCGAGACTTTCTCGATCCTAAAGCTGCGGACAATGGTGCGCGATGCTGACCGCCTTCTTGAGACGAACCTCGCCGCCGATCCTGCCTTGCGCGCCGAATGGGACAAGACTCAGAAGTTAAAGCATGATCCACGCATCACGCGCCTCGGCTCCTTCCTCCGCAAGTCATCATTGGATGAATTGCCCCAACTGTGGAATGTGCTGACGGGCGACATGAGCCTTGTCGGCCCACGTCCCATGCTGCCCGAGCAGTTGCCAATGTATGGGGATGCGGCCCACTACTTTGCGCTGCGTCCCGGTATCACAGGCTATTGGCAGGTGTCCCAGCGCAACGAGAGCGCATTTCGCGCGCGCGTAGCCTTGGATGCGGCCTATGACGTAGATATTTCCATCCGTGAAGATGCAAAGATCTTGTGGCGCACCATCGGCGCAGTGATCAAGCGGACGGGATACTGA